In Fusarium oxysporum Fo47 chromosome IX, complete sequence, the following proteins share a genomic window:
- a CDS encoding amidase signature domain-containing protein has product TNCLTEVYFDEALQQARELEAFQQKLGRLMGPLHGVPVSLKDQFGLEGLDSTLGYVGRAFKAAVTDCVLVKVLKQLGAVIIAKINLPQSILLTFNSGEETDNPLWGLTTHPMNPEYTPGGSSGGEGSLLALNDSALGWGTDIGGSIRVPSHMNDLWGFKPSSGDTSPLLTTLYGQHQIPSVVSPMTRTLCIITLASKAVSEVECWRLDP; this is encoded by the exons ACAAACTGTCTAACTGAAGTCTACTTCGATGAGGCTCTCCAGCAGGCGAGGGAGCTCGAGGCGTTTCAACAGAAACTTGGGCGGTTGATGGGTCCCCTACACGGTGTCCCAGTTTCATTAAAGGATCAATTCGGACTCGAAGGGCTGGATTCGACACTGGGCTACGTTGGCCGTGCTTTTAAAGCCGCCGTCACGGACTGTGTTTTGGTGAAGGTGCTTAAACAGCTTGGTGCTGTAATCATCGCCAAAATCAACTTGCCACAGAGTATTCTG CTAACTTTCAACAGTGGAGAGGAAACAGATAATCCGCTTTGGGGCCTAACCACGCACCCAATGAACCCTGAATACACTCCGGGTGGTTCCTCCGGAGGCGAAGGTTCTCTCCTGGCTCTCAATGACTCAGCACTGGGCTGGGGAACTGATATTGGCGGTTCCATCCGTGTTCCATCCCACATGAATGACTTATGGGGCTTTAAACCAAGCTCAGGCGATACTAGTCCCCTGCTCACAACTCTTT ATGGACAGCATCAGATACCTTCTGTCGTCAGCCCTATGACAAGAACACTCTGTATTATCACATTAGCCTCGAAAGCTGTCAGCGAGGTTGAGTGCTGGAGACTGGATCCTTAA